One Helianthus annuus cultivar XRQ/B chromosome 12, HanXRQr2.0-SUNRISE, whole genome shotgun sequence genomic region harbors:
- the LOC110901867 gene encoding cytochrome P450 82A3 codes for MDLLLPLVIFVASILCFFIFSSRINNGLGVRTPEAAGSWPIIGHLHLLAGSKVTHRLLGSMADKFGPVFTLKLGVHRVLVVSNSEMAKECLTTNDRVFASRPKALASELMGYNYANFGFAPYGP; via the coding sequence ATGGATTTACTTTTACCACTAGTAATCTTTGTTGCcagtattttatgtttttttatctttagtaGTAGGATCAACAACGGGTTGGGAGTGAGAACACCAGAAGCTGCCGGATCATGGCCCATAATTGGCCACTTGCATCTTTTAGCTGGTTCCAAAGTTACTCACAGACTGTTGGGTTCTATGGCAGACAAGTTTGGACCAGTTTTCACTCTTAAACTTGGTGTCCATCGAGTTCTAGTTGTTAGCAATTCTGAGATGGCTAAAGAGTGTTTAACTACCAATGATAGAGTCTTTGCTAGCCGGCCAAAAGCCTTGGCAAGCGAGCTAATGGGCTACAACTATGCTAATTTCGGCTTTGCACCATATGGACCATAA
- the LOC110901866 gene encoding cytochrome P450 CYP82D47 — MLAHIRVSEVKSSIIDIYRSWVRNKEFSETVMVDMKEWFGNLIVNMVVRMLFGDRFSSGQQNREEFLKAIWRFVDLFGAFVPSDAIPWLRWLDLGGYEKKMKKTALELDMVVHGWLEDHKKKMSSTSTMQEEESRHQAAFLAALLSHVKEEVKEEVYGFSTEQIVKATCLAIFVAATDTTTVTLTWALALLVKNPLVLKKAQQELENYVGRDRKVEESDMNNLVYLQAIIKETMRLYPAAALSVPHESTEDCNVGGYTVPKGTRLFVNIWKIHHDPQIWTDPFEFRPERFLTTKKEINVKGQHFELIPFGSGRRICPGISFAFEAMQLILASLIHGFEFQNPSNEQIDMTESPGLTSQKATPLELIVAPRLLPHVYGVLA, encoded by the exons ATGCTTGCACATATTCGCGTCTCTGAAGTGAAGTCATCCATAATAGACATCTACAGAAGTTGGGTTAGAAATAAAGAGTTTTCTGAAACCGTAATGGTTGACATGAAAGAATGGTTTGGAAACTTGATTGTGAACATGGTTGTAAGGATGTTGTTTGGCGATCGTTTTTCATCTGGTCAACAAAATAGAGAAGAGTTTCTAAAGGCCATTTGGCGGTTTGTGGACCTGTTTGGAGCGTTTGTTCCATCAGATGCCATTCCATGGTTGAGGTGGTTAGATTTAGGAGGGtatgagaagaagatgaagaagaccGCGCTAGAGTTAGATATGGTAGTTCATGGATGGCTAGAAGACCATAAAAAGAAGATGAGTTCTACTTCTACAATGCAGGAAGAAGAGAGCAGACACCAAGCAGCCTTCCTGGCTGCATTGTTATCCCATGTTAAGGAAGAAGTAAAGGAGGAAGTGTATGGCTTCAGCACTGAACAGATTGTGAAAGCAACATGCTTG GCGATATTTGTAGCAGCTACTGACACGACAACAGTGACTCTAACATGGGCTTTAGCTTTACTAGTCAAAAACCCGCTGGTGTTAAAAAAAGCCCAACAAGAGCTTGAAAACTATGTTGGAAGAGATAGAAAAGTTGAAGAGTCAGACATGAACAATTTGGTCTATCTTCAAGCCATTATCAAAGAGACAATGCGTCTTTATCCAGCTGCGGCCCTTTCGGTTCCTCATGAATCTACAGAAGACTGCAATGTAGGCGGTTACACTGTCCCTAAAGGCACTCGCCTTTTTGTAAATATTTGGAAGATTCATCACGATCCACAAATTTGGACTGATCCATTTGAGTTCCGACCTGAGAGGTTCTTGACAACCAAAAAAGAAATCAATGTGAAGGGACAGCATTTCGAGTTGATTCCATTTGGAAGTGGTAGAAGAATATGCCCGGGGATCTCCTTTGCTTTTGAAGCTATGCAGTTGATACTGGCCAGCCTAATTCATGGATTTGAGTTCCAAAATCCATCAAATGAGCAGATTGACATGACAGAAAGTCCAGGACTAACTAGTCAAAAAGCTACTCCACTTGAGCTAATTGTCGCACCTCGACTATTGCCACATGTGTATGGAGTCTTGGCTTAG